A stretch of the Neofelis nebulosa isolate mNeoNeb1 chromosome 1, mNeoNeb1.pri, whole genome shotgun sequence genome encodes the following:
- the HDAC3 gene encoding histone deacetylase 3 isoform X2, which produces MAKTVAYFYDPDVGNFHYGAGHPMKPHRLALTHSLVLHYGLYKKMIVFKPYQASQHDMCRFHSEDYIDFLQRVSPTNMQGFTKSLNAFNVGDDCPVFPGLFEFCSRYTGASLQGATQLNNKVTMALSPVLPFLWVLSLKALTLSLSFQLWGWTRRTVSWVFVFQICDIAINWAGGLHHAKKFEASGFCYVNDIVIGILELLKPWLGRHPRYHPRVLYIDIDIHHGDGVQEAFYLTDRVMTVSFHKYGNYFFPGTGDMYEVGAESGRYYCLNVPLRDGIDDQSYKHLFQPVINQVVDFYQPTCIVLQCGADSLGCDRLGCFNLSIRGHGECVEYVKSFNIPLLVLGGGGYTVRNVARCWTYETSLLVEEAISEELPYSEYFEYFAPDFTLHPDVSTRIENQNSRQYLDQIRQTIFENLKMLNHAPSVQIHDVPADLLTYDRTDEADAEERGPEENYSRPEAPNEFYDGDHDNDKESDVEI; this is translated from the exons ATGGCCAAGACCGTGGCCTATTTCTACGACCCTGACGTGGGCAACTTCCACTACG GGGCAGGGCACCCTATGAAGCCCCATCGCTTGGCATTGACCCATAGTCTGGTCCTGCACTACGGTCTCTATAAGAAGATGATC GTCTTCAAGCCATACCAGGCCTCCCAGCATGACATGTGCCGCTTTCACTCTGAGGACTACATCGACTTCTTGCAGAGAGTCAGCCCCACCAATATGCAAGGCTTCACCAAGAGTCTTAATGCCTTCAACGTGGGCGATGACTG CCCAGTGTTTCCCGGGCTCTTTGAGTTCTGTTCCCGTTACACAGGCGCATCTCTGCAAGGAGCAACCCAGCTGAACAACAAGGTGACCATGGCCCTGAGTCCTGTTCTCCCTTTCCTATGGGTCCTTTCACTCAAGGCCTTAACCCTGAGCCTGAGCTTCCAGCTTTGGGGATGGACAAGGAGGACTGTGAGTTGGGTGTTTGTCTTTCAGATCTGTGATATTGCCATTAACTGGGCTGGTGGTCTGCACCATGCCAAGAAATTTGAG GCCTCTGGCTTCTGCTATGTCAATGACATTGTGATTGGCATCCTGGAGCTGCTCAA ACCCTGGCTTGGCCGTCATCCCAGGTACCACCCTCGGGTGCTCTACATTGATATTGACATCCACCACGGTGATGGAGTTCAGGAAGCCTTCTACCTCACTGACCGGGTCATGACAGTCTCCTTCCACAAATATGGAAACTACTTCTTTCCTGGCACAG GTGACATGTATGAAGTTGGAGCAGAGAGTGGCCGCTACTACTGTCTAAATGTGCCCTTGCGGGATGGCATTGATGACCAGA GTTACAAGCACCTTTTCCAGCCGGTTATCAACCAGGTAGTGGACTTCTACCAACCCACGTGCATTGTGCTCCAG TGTGGAGCTGACTCTCTGGGCTGTGATCGTCTAGGCTGCTTCAACCTCAGCATTCGAGGACATGG GGAATGCGTCGAATATGTCAAGAGCTTCAATATCCCTCTTCTGGTGCTAGGTGGTGGTGGCTATACTGTCCGAAATGTTGCCCGCTGCTG GACATATGAAACATCGCTGCTGGTAGAAGAGGCCATTAGTGAGGAGCTTCCCTATAGTG AATACTTCGAGTACTTTGCCCCGGACTTCACACTCCATCCAGATGTCAGCACCCGCATCGAGAATCAGAACTCACGCCAG TACCTGGACCAGATCCGCCAGACAATCTTTGAAAACTTGAAGATGCTGAACCATGCACCTAGCGTCCAGATTCATGATGTGCCTGCAGACCTCCTGACCTATGACAGGACTGACGAGGCTGATGCAGAGGAGAGGGGTCCTGAAGAGAACTATAGCAG GCCAGAGGCACCCAATGAGTTCTATGATGGAGACCATGACAATGACAAGGAAAGCGACGTGGAGATTTAA
- the HDAC3 gene encoding histone deacetylase 3 isoform X1 produces MLRVLRKVQKLTLQNLEGRAKRRKELRRGRGREAGPGFPGSAEAGCVLAQHVRAGVGQAAGRAAEARGLVPPAPWPRPWPISTTLTWATSTTVREQGGAGHPMKPHRLALTHSLVLHYGLYKKMIVFKPYQASQHDMCRFHSEDYIDFLQRVSPTNMQGFTKSLNAFNVGDDCPVFPGLFEFCSRYTGASLQGATQLNNKICDIAINWAGGLHHAKKFEASGFCYVNDIVIGILELLKYHPRVLYIDIDIHHGDGVQEAFYLTDRVMTVSFHKYGNYFFPGTGDMYEVGAESGRYYCLNVPLRDGIDDQSYKHLFQPVINQVVDFYQPTCIVLQCGADSLGCDRLGCFNLSIRGHGECVEYVKSFNIPLLVLGGGGYTVRNVARCWTYETSLLVEEAISEELPYSEYFEYFAPDFTLHPDVSTRIENQNSRQYLDQIRQTIFENLKMLNHAPSVQIHDVPADLLTYDRTDEADAEERGPEENYSRPEAPNEFYDGDHDNDKESDVEI; encoded by the exons ATGCTACGCGTCCTCCGCAAAGTCCAGAAGCTCACGCTCCAGAACCTAGAAGGGCGAGCCAAGCGACGGAAGGAACTCCGCAGGGGGCGTGGTCGGGAGGCGGGGCCTGGGTTTCCCGGTTCCGCAGAGGCAGGCTGCGTGCTTGCGCAGCACGTacgagcgggggtggggcaggcagccGGGCGGGCGGCGGAGGCACGGGGCCTGGTCCCGCCGGCACCATGGCCAAGACCGTGGCCTATTTCTACGACCCTGACGTGGGCAACTTCCACTACGGTGAGGGAACAAGGTG GGGCAGGGCACCCTATGAAGCCCCATCGCTTGGCATTGACCCATAGTCTGGTCCTGCACTACGGTCTCTATAAGAAGATGATC GTCTTCAAGCCATACCAGGCCTCCCAGCATGACATGTGCCGCTTTCACTCTGAGGACTACATCGACTTCTTGCAGAGAGTCAGCCCCACCAATATGCAAGGCTTCACCAAGAGTCTTAATGCCTTCAACGTGGGCGATGACTG CCCAGTGTTTCCCGGGCTCTTTGAGTTCTGTTCCCGTTACACAGGCGCATCTCTGCAAGGAGCAACCCAGCTGAACAACAAG ATCTGTGATATTGCCATTAACTGGGCTGGTGGTCTGCACCATGCCAAGAAATTTGAG GCCTCTGGCTTCTGCTATGTCAATGACATTGTGATTGGCATCCTGGAGCTGCTCAA GTACCACCCTCGGGTGCTCTACATTGATATTGACATCCACCACGGTGATGGAGTTCAGGAAGCCTTCTACCTCACTGACCGGGTCATGACAGTCTCCTTCCACAAATATGGAAACTACTTCTTTCCTGGCACAG GTGACATGTATGAAGTTGGAGCAGAGAGTGGCCGCTACTACTGTCTAAATGTGCCCTTGCGGGATGGCATTGATGACCAGA GTTACAAGCACCTTTTCCAGCCGGTTATCAACCAGGTAGTGGACTTCTACCAACCCACGTGCATTGTGCTCCAG TGTGGAGCTGACTCTCTGGGCTGTGATCGTCTAGGCTGCTTCAACCTCAGCATTCGAGGACATGG GGAATGCGTCGAATATGTCAAGAGCTTCAATATCCCTCTTCTGGTGCTAGGTGGTGGTGGCTATACTGTCCGAAATGTTGCCCGCTGCTG GACATATGAAACATCGCTGCTGGTAGAAGAGGCCATTAGTGAGGAGCTTCCCTATAGTG AATACTTCGAGTACTTTGCCCCGGACTTCACACTCCATCCAGATGTCAGCACCCGCATCGAGAATCAGAACTCACGCCAG TACCTGGACCAGATCCGCCAGACAATCTTTGAAAACTTGAAGATGCTGAACCATGCACCTAGCGTCCAGATTCATGATGTGCCTGCAGACCTCCTGACCTATGACAGGACTGACGAGGCTGATGCAGAGGAGAGGGGTCCTGAAGAGAACTATAGCAG GCCAGAGGCACCCAATGAGTTCTATGATGGAGACCATGACAATGACAAGGAAAGCGACGTGGAGATTTAA
- the HDAC3 gene encoding histone deacetylase 3 isoform X3 yields MAKTVAYFYDPDVGNFHYGAGHPMKPHRLALTHSLVLHYGLYKKMIVFKPYQASQHDMCRFHSEDYIDFLQRVSPTNMQGFTKSLNAFNVGDDCPVFPGLFEFCSRYTGASLQGATQLNNKICDIAINWAGGLHHAKKFEASGFCYVNDIVIGILELLKYHPRVLYIDIDIHHGDGVQEAFYLTDRVMTVSFHKYGNYFFPGTGDMYEVGAESGRYYCLNVPLRDGIDDQSYKHLFQPVINQVVDFYQPTCIVLQCGADSLGCDRLGCFNLSIRGHGECVEYVKSFNIPLLVLGGGGYTVRNVARCWTYETSLLVEEAISEELPYSEYFEYFAPDFTLHPDVSTRIENQNSRQYLDQIRQTIFENLKMLNHAPSVQIHDVPADLLTYDRTDEADAEERGPEENYSRPEAPNEFYDGDHDNDKESDVEI; encoded by the exons ATGGCCAAGACCGTGGCCTATTTCTACGACCCTGACGTGGGCAACTTCCACTACG GGGCAGGGCACCCTATGAAGCCCCATCGCTTGGCATTGACCCATAGTCTGGTCCTGCACTACGGTCTCTATAAGAAGATGATC GTCTTCAAGCCATACCAGGCCTCCCAGCATGACATGTGCCGCTTTCACTCTGAGGACTACATCGACTTCTTGCAGAGAGTCAGCCCCACCAATATGCAAGGCTTCACCAAGAGTCTTAATGCCTTCAACGTGGGCGATGACTG CCCAGTGTTTCCCGGGCTCTTTGAGTTCTGTTCCCGTTACACAGGCGCATCTCTGCAAGGAGCAACCCAGCTGAACAACAAG ATCTGTGATATTGCCATTAACTGGGCTGGTGGTCTGCACCATGCCAAGAAATTTGAG GCCTCTGGCTTCTGCTATGTCAATGACATTGTGATTGGCATCCTGGAGCTGCTCAA GTACCACCCTCGGGTGCTCTACATTGATATTGACATCCACCACGGTGATGGAGTTCAGGAAGCCTTCTACCTCACTGACCGGGTCATGACAGTCTCCTTCCACAAATATGGAAACTACTTCTTTCCTGGCACAG GTGACATGTATGAAGTTGGAGCAGAGAGTGGCCGCTACTACTGTCTAAATGTGCCCTTGCGGGATGGCATTGATGACCAGA GTTACAAGCACCTTTTCCAGCCGGTTATCAACCAGGTAGTGGACTTCTACCAACCCACGTGCATTGTGCTCCAG TGTGGAGCTGACTCTCTGGGCTGTGATCGTCTAGGCTGCTTCAACCTCAGCATTCGAGGACATGG GGAATGCGTCGAATATGTCAAGAGCTTCAATATCCCTCTTCTGGTGCTAGGTGGTGGTGGCTATACTGTCCGAAATGTTGCCCGCTGCTG GACATATGAAACATCGCTGCTGGTAGAAGAGGCCATTAGTGAGGAGCTTCCCTATAGTG AATACTTCGAGTACTTTGCCCCGGACTTCACACTCCATCCAGATGTCAGCACCCGCATCGAGAATCAGAACTCACGCCAG TACCTGGACCAGATCCGCCAGACAATCTTTGAAAACTTGAAGATGCTGAACCATGCACCTAGCGTCCAGATTCATGATGTGCCTGCAGACCTCCTGACCTATGACAGGACTGACGAGGCTGATGCAGAGGAGAGGGGTCCTGAAGAGAACTATAGCAG GCCAGAGGCACCCAATGAGTTCTATGATGGAGACCATGACAATGACAAGGAAAGCGACGTGGAGATTTAA